The sequence CAAACAGTCGACAGACACACATACCCCACTATTCTACCGAATTTAAGAAGAATCCTTCTTCACTATCCAATGGAACAAAATTAAGCATCTCTCTAACTAACTCTTGTATCAGAAATTAACATGCTCAGATCGAATAGATTCAGGAATCATTACTAGTAGGAGTTGATAAAAGAACTATGTCAAATTCAAACCAAgttatgatgaaaaatagtttctgATGATAAAATTGAATCTTGTTGAGATAGTGTAATAGAAATCGAACACAAGAAATCAAATCAGAAGTAATCAAAAGataaaattagagattaccagCATAGATTCGATTTAAGCAGTTGAGGTAGAAGAATCAAGTTCCAACGAAAAACACAATTGAAAACCTAAATCGCCAAGAGCTCAAGTGATTTAAACCAAACTCCAGATCTAAGAATCTTGTTTAATTCTGTTTGAAGACGTAGAAGAAGGTAAAGACTGCTCCTGTGATTCTTTTTGTTCTTGAACAACCTATCCAAAACGGGAATGCAGCTTCAGGTTCTGTGACAACTGCTGAAATTTTGAGCATAGATGACACTGTTGAGACGGAACAACAGTTGATGGATGATTAGCACTTTCTGAAGCTACAATGTGTACAACGTCTGCTGAGTTTGAGAGACTCAAGACTGCTTTGGCGCATTCAGTTCTAGTTAATAGGGAAAAATCGTTGAGTACTTCTGCCTTGAATACTAGGTCAGGTGGGAATAtcgaattggcaagaactagacTTCCCAAACCTGATAGGATCCTTGCTACATCCATGTCTATGCCTTTGTGCGATGCTCTTGAACAAAGCTCGGAGTATGTTAATCATAATAAGTTTAATATTTTCAGGGACAACAATAATGAACTTTCGGTGTTGGGGAAAGTTGATGAAGCGGCTAGGAAAGCCAAGCACCAGCAGTTATTAGCTCTACAGGAGAAAATTGATTCATTGAAAGACCATGATTCCTTGTCTGACTTGGATGACATCTCTGAGTTAGGAATACGTGCTCGCAGGGGTAATTCTCCAGGTATAAATACCTCCTCAAAGAATGCTAATCAAGTTAAGCTATCCAAGAAAAATAATCCCAAAGTTTAATTATGCGAGTGTTattttggaatataaatggtgttGCTCGTGAGGCAGCACAATCAAAACTTTGTGATATGATTAGGGAGTTTAAACCTGATGTCTTTTGTCTAGCTGAACCAAAAGTAGCGTGTTCTGCCAACTTTCGAAGGCGTCTTCAGATGGAAGGTTACTCTCAAAATGTTATTCGTAATGCTTCTTTTTCTCATGTGGCTAATATTTGGATTTGTTTCTTAGATGGTTTGGTTCCTTCGGTTGTAAATAGAAGTAGGCAGGCTATTACTATTGCGGTAGAGGGTGTGCACATTTCTTTTATCCACGCAAGTTATGTTCAAGTGACAAGAAGGAGGCTTTGGCAGCAGCTTGATTTGCAAGATTCAGTTACACCTTGGCTGGTCATGggtgattttaattttattctgCGTTTGGATGAGAAAAAAGGAGGGTGGAACCTAGAACTTCAGCCATTAATGAGtttagtgattggatggatgataatgatctttttgaagctgatgctttgggttctaaatttacTTGGGCGAATGGTCAATCGGGTTCACATAGAATCATCAGTAAACTTGATAGGGCTGTTATTAATAGTGCTTGGTTAGCTAAGTTTGAAAATTGGCGGTATAAAGATCTTCCTAAAGAAGTTTCCGACCATTCAACTCTTCTTGGTTATCCTTTTGTGGTGCCAAGGCCAAAGAGAGCTCCTTTTAGAGTTCAAAAAATGTGGTTCTTACATGAGGATTTTATTCGCATGGTTAGTGACAGTTGGAATGCACCAGTTCACGGTTCGctagattttatttttccttataaGATGAAAAGGCTGAAGGTGACAATGAAGGATTGGAATCTTAGAGTTTTTGGTATTATTCATTCTCATTTGAAGCAAGACCAACTTCGTTTTGAGACTGCAGCTAGAAATTCAGATGATGATCCAAGTAATATTGCTAAACTTAATGCTATGAAAGACGCTATGGAAATCCTTTCTGAGACGAGGTTACAACATATTACTATGTTGAAACAAAAGTCTAGGAATCAATGGTTGGTTGAAGGCTCAAGTACCACGAATTTCTTTCATAATAGCATTCGTATTAGGAGAAGCAATAACACTATTTCTGAATTGGTTGATGCCAATGGTGTTACTATTACTGACTATGATCAATTGAGTAATCATGCGGTTCAGTTTTATGAAGACAAGTTCAATGGCCAGGACTTGGATATTGATGATGAGTTATTCAATTTTGATCACCCCTCCATCTCAATAGAAGAAAGTAATGATATGGACAGAATCCCTTCTCCGGAAGAAATCAAACAAGTTGTTTTTGAGTTAGGTGCGGATAGTGCTCCTGGTCCGGATGGATTTTCTGGTTGTTTCTATCGTCATTGCTGGGATATTATTCAAGATGATTTGATAAAAGCCATTATTTACTGTTGGAATACTGGTCACATTCCTAATGGTGTCAATTCTTCCTTGATTATTCTGCT comes from Papaver somniferum cultivar HN1 chromosome 7, ASM357369v1, whole genome shotgun sequence and encodes:
- the LOC113296356 gene encoding uncharacterized protein LOC113296356; its protein translation is MRVLFWNINGVAREAAQSKLCDMIREFKPDVFCLAEPKVACSANFRRRLQMEGYSQNVIRNASFSHVANIWICFLDGLVPSVVNRSRQAITIAVEGVHISFIHASYVQVTRRRLWQQLDLQDSVTPWLVMADALGSKFTWANGQSGSHRIISKLDRAVINSAWLAKFENWRYKDLPKEVSDHSTLLGYPFVVPRPKRAPFRVQKMWFLHEDFIRMVSDSWNAPVHGSLDFIFPYKMKRLKVTMKDWNLRVFGIIHSHLKQDQLRFETAARNSDDDPSNIAKLNAMKDAMEILSETRLQHITMLKQKSRNQWLVEGSSTTNFFHNSIRIRRSNNTISELVDANGVTITDYDQLSNHAVQFYEDKFNGQDLDIDDELFNFDHPSISIEESNDMDRIPSPEEIKQVVFELGADSAPGPDGFSGCFYRHCWDIIQDDLIKAIIYCWNTGHIPNGVNSSLIILLA